One Thermodesulfobacteriota bacterium genomic window carries:
- a CDS encoding RidA family protein, whose translation MKTQIATDRAPAAIGPYSQAIAAGPYVFCSGQIALDPATGQVVPGGIEAQTRQVLENLRAVLVAAGSGLELVVKTTVFLADMGDFAAMNGVYASYFADRPPARSTVQAAALPRAVAVEIEAVALRGEGPALGLHELTP comes from the coding sequence ATGAAGACCCAGATCGCGACCGACCGGGCCCCTGCGGCCATCGGGCCTTACAGCCAGGCCATTGCGGCCGGGCCCTACGTGTTCTGCTCGGGGCAGATCGCCCTGGATCCGGCCACGGGGCAGGTGGTGCCGGGGGGCATCGAGGCCCAGACGCGCCAGGTGCTGGAGAACTTGCGGGCCGTGTTGGTGGCGGCCGGGAGCGGGCTGGAGCTGGTGGTGAAGACCACGGTCTTCCTCGCGGATATGGGCGACTTCGCCGCCATGAACGGCGTGTACGCGTCCTACTTCGCAGACAGGCCCCCGGCCCGCTCCACGGTCCAGGCCGCTGCCCTGCCCCGGGCCGTGGCGGTGGAGATCGAGGCGGTGGCCCTGCGGGGCGAGGGGCCGGCCCTCGGGCTCCACGAGCTCACCCCCTGA